AACCACAAATGCCCTTTGGGCTTGATCAATTATACTTCCACGGACCAATTTAAGTCTTGCACAAATAACGTAGAGATACATTTGTACAGCACATGACAAAAAGAGATAGAGTGGTAGTCACCTGGCTGAGAAGGGCTCTATTTTTTAGGGATCCAAGTGATGGTAGTAATATTCCAACTCCTTGACCTCCCATAGTGGAGAGTTGAGATACTCTTTCTATGACATCCTTTCCCACTACATCCCATGAGGATTTATAAAATTTGTTGTTGAACCTATCCAATCATGGTGCTTTATTATCGGGGATGCTTCACATTGCCTCTTTGATTTCCTCTTTTCTAAAGGAGAGGTTCAATAGTCCTTGTTGAATATGGGGCCATTGCGAGTTACCTCTAAGTTGATTCTAACTCTATTGCTATGCTCGGTACAGAAAAGCATGCTATAAAAGTAGATGAATTTCTTTGAATTTAAACAGGATCATATATGTCAGCACCATTGATATGAAAATGAGTGCTCCTATTCGATCTATACCTTTTCTTGAGATTTTGATGGAAGAATCTAGTGTTGTCATCGCCCGGGTAAACGCAATTCATCTTTGCTTTTTGCCTCATAGCCGCTTGTACCTCCTTCATAAGCTGTTGTAGATAAGTAGaggaaattattattattattattattattattattattattattattattattattattattattattattcttaataccaTTTTGTAGTAGCTGCAGTAGAAGCCAGAGGACATATTTTTCATGAGCTTTAGAAGTTGTCTCTTAAGTTATCAGATGCTATCAGATGGAATATGAGTGGGTACAAGAGAAGATACCAACGTTTCAATCGAACGTCAGTGGTcttacctacttgctctttagGGTCTAGATCTTTCGCAACCGGGTATGTCAACCAGCTTAGGACTTAAGGTCTCCCCCGGAGGACCAGACTGGGTGTAATAatagaaatgtttaaaaaaaGTCACAATCCATTAAGGTGTATAACTGATTGTGAATGCTATCAAACCGTCAAAACAATGATTACCCTTTTGATTTACCCCATAATCAACAAAGATACATTTAATCGCTTGAGGCTCTAACTTGTTTAAGACTTATTGGAGAAGGTCTACATATACAACACAACCAAAGACCATATTGCCAATAATATTAAAGAGCCAAGATAAAAAATTCCTCTGTTATAAGAAACATGTTAAAAAAGGACCAGATCACCAGATTAATGAAATGGTTAAACTTCAGTCACCAATAATTACTAGCATAATGAAGCTATTAACACACACACTAAAATGGGTCGTTAACTAATTAACAATATTTAGCTTTATTTTGTGGCAAGGGGAATATGTCTTATAAGCTCTTcgacaaaaaataaacaaaaaataaagataCAGCCATGTAAGGAGGGTCTTATGTGTTTTAATAAATGTTAACATAGTGTGCCAGAACTCAAGATATTTGTAATAAAACCCTGAAAAGTCATTTATAGCATCAGATGAAACAACATGTCAAGGCATCCTAGCATTAATGATCATCAATTTCATCCCATTCGAGCTATAGTTATGATCTTTTGAAATAAGCATGTACTTACGGAGAATCTAACATACATCATGAACAAATTTGGTGAACCATcttaaattttgtgtttttatttaatttgttcatTTTGATATACATCACATGgttgaatatttgttttttttatcttcataCACACTATGGATATCCATTTAAGCCCTAAGTTTTTTATTCTTTAGAGAGTGAAAGTGCTTCTCATTTCCCAAAAAAGAGTATGAGTTATAAGgtgataatattttttttaacttatggGTTGTATCGATAATAAATCTTGTGATCGTCGCTTATAAGCAAAAACGGATCAATTATCAACTTTGTTTTAAGTTTCAGATTGTTCAATTCATATACCTTGCAGTTGTTGTGAGTTTGTGGCCTTTATTACCAAAATTTATTAGTTTCTGACCTTTATCTGCTTGCCCTGTTTCAAATGCTACTTATACGAATAGATTTAAGACATCCTTGTAATCAAACTATTATAATATTGTTTTAAACATAACTTAAACAAATTACTAATTAATAGCATCTACCAACATAAACTgaatttttagaaataataCTCCTATCGGACTCAAATACAAGCTTATAAACGAGATCGTTCAAGGTTGGCTCGATTACGAGATTTCTACTTATTTTGGGAGCATAATGCATATCGTGTAGGATCAATATATTTTCCGATGCGAACACTATTTCCACTTGTGCTTTCCCTTAGACCTTGATGGAGGAGTTGTTTCCCATGTAGAGAGCTTCTCAATCTACGACCTTTGAATAGGTCTTGAACAAGTGTCTTTCGTTGCACACGTGACAATAGGACCCTAAATCCATCCACCATGAAACTTCAGCTCGCacaacaatttaaaattaaatcattcaaAATTACATCATTTTGATTTAAATCCAAAACGAAATTAAATCACTTTGCGAGGTAGTACTAATCATGTTAGGATCATTGTGAGATGATCtgttttccttctttttctcGTAAACTTTCAACCTATATTGTGGATGTAACAGACCTTCTTTTAGTGCTTAATCTTTCCACAAATCCAGCGAGACTTGTCAGGTTGTGTGGGCTTCGCGGCTTTTCCCTTTTGGGATAAGTTTCCATGTTGGTCTTTCCGTTTTCCCCCTTTAATAGGGACTTTTCTCAACCATGTTAATGGATGAGATATTGGTATTTTAAGGTCCCCCTCTCTACGAAGCCCTTCTACTCAATTCAATTTGAAGATGAGTATCTAGTTGATTAATATCAATATCCTTTTCTTTATGTTTGAGAGTTTTCTTAATATCTCTCCATGAATAAGATAGTTTATCAATTATATACTTAACACAACAAACACTTCATCCATTTTAATATAATGATGCTTTAAGTTAGAATAAATGCGTTGCATCTCATGGAACTGATCCATGATAGGGCGAGAATTAACAAACTTATAGTCATTAAAtctgaaaaataagaaatttcttACTTATTGTGTCTTTCACCATGTATTTACCTTCAAGATCATTCCACAACTCCTTTGCGGACTCCAAGTGTTGATAAACATCGAACAAAGAATCAATCATACCGTTTAATATATGACCACATATAAAATCATTGTTGTCCCATTTGTTTCTCTTGCGCATATCCTTCACCGTTTCATTTTCCTTCTGCTCCGGCCTTGGTGTAGAAAACATATGCAACGTTGAGTGTAGTGAGCAAAAACAACATCTTCTTCTGCCATCTCCAAAAATCAACCCCCACAACTTTTCAAGTTGAACTATTTTTGCTGTCATATCCTTTAGACTTGACATCTCTTAAGAATTATAACCTTTTAGATTGTTAAACTTAAAGCCAACTTTTTAGATTGTTATATGTTTAATAGATGTTAAATTTGAAGAGATTAAAGCACCGAATAGAGATTACGAGTCTTTGCAATCTAATACAAATTTCTAGGAAtgaaattacaacgaattaaaataactcaaaatatAACTAACCAAAAAATCGAAGatactttaaaacaatactaTCTACGAAAAGTTGATACCAAAACtgaataataattatgtttTCCTAAAAGGTTATTCTGCCTACTTGGTGCTTAGgctttaaaacataaaataactTTTGAGATACattaatttccaattaattatcaGAACTTTATAATTAATCTTTGTGAAGAACAAGGGTTTTAACCAGTAAACttaaaattagaataaaaagAAGTAATCAATTTCACTTTAAATTAGAGAATAATAACTTGGAAAGGAAGAGAGAAAAATGACAGCAATAACTTattaataaattcataaaattaaatCTCAAACATAATAAATAGGTTCCTTATATAGTAATAAAGGTTAACTATCCATTAATTCCATGACTCCACTTCCTCCCACTTGATTAAAAGTGGATTGggatagttattttttttaattaaaaataaccaCAGTTTTTCAATAGAAAAGGCCAAAGTCAGTTGTGTATTATAACAAGGCCTAAATAAAGCCACAATTTTGGAAAGAACCCAGCCGCAAATGGGCCAGGCTCACGACCCGCGACCATACACGGCCCGTGACTTGATCTACTTCAAAACAGGAGCGTTTTTGGGTTTCTACTCGCAATGCACGAGTTTCCTCTCGACCCGCGACCAACCTAGCTTCAAAACCAAAGCAATTTTGGCCCAATTCGCGAGACAATTTGATTTTCGCCATCCGCAAAGGCCATTTAACCGGATTTTTcaatttgctttattttctatttctttttggATATGAATTTTTACCCTTTTATCattatttgtaattattttcatgaaatttaattttaatataattaaaatacttataattatacttaaacTTTTATACCTTTATATACATTGTATACCTTAAGGCTTCTATacttttatttatcaaataagtATTCGAACATGTCAATCATCTCTAGAAACTTCTTGATCCTTTAGTGTGGGTAATCTCTGTGATCTCATTATTACACATTTAAATCAAATTTCTACCCAAAATACttagtatatataaaaataatccaataaaattttattataatcatcTCACTACATATTTATCAGTTATCAacaatttttcttatttcttttaagtataattacaaatatttaaagatgaaatatagaaatataaatattacaaagcttccaaaattataaaaagcatTAACTAATATGGAACAATCGCCTTAATAATCAGAGTTATCAAATGATGGTCACGATGACAAGTGATCGATGATAAACTTATTTGGAGTACTTCTAGATATAAGCCTTGAATTTGGCATAAAATAGTCAAAAGTCAAGATATTAGAATTTaggtaaaacatttttttatacaAATACATAGTTATAGACTTTATATGGTGCAACAACCTTGAATTCCAAGTCAAAAACCAAAAAGAAATGAACTCTTTTTATATGTCTAGCATAAAAATttgtatataaaaatttatttatttattactcaATAATTGTCAATTCAATTGTATTATCATGAGTTTGAACATATTTTCTAGAATCTATTGATAGGACTTTGAGGTATCAATACTTGCGTATTCTTTTCTTTTGATCATAAAAGTTTTAAGCACTTTAATAGTGTTATTTATCGGCTTATCTCATTCGgacaattaatattattatctcaatataaaaatattagaaataaAACGATATTATCATTGCACTGTACATATGCACTGACTACTGAGTATATATGAGAAACTTAATCATTTATTCATTCATTTCAACTAATTTGTTACATTTTCTTCTTGTATATGACAAAATTTTGTTCTCAATTTCATCAATTCAACTATGATGTTAAATTAAAGTAGAACAAAATGAAGAAATTCCAAATATATAAAAGGATAAGCCAATTATTATTGCCTTTGTTACATCTTTTGTTATAAGTTGTTGATCACTTGATCTTATACCCAATTAGTTACAAAGGGATAATTTTTATTCtcaataaaaaatgtaaaaaacatCACCCTAAACAATATACAAGATAAACAAATGTAATGTAGGTGAAATTAAGTTATCCAAGAAATAAACAATCAATAACAAACAAGTTCATCTAACAACTCATTAAAAATCAATTCCTCCAATTCTAAACCGAGATCTTCAGAGTCCATTTGAAGATTAGCCCAACCATTCTTATCTTTTGATAAGTCATGAGCCACTGCAAGATCCATTGATGGGTCTAATTCTGCCATCCAATTTAAGTACTCATTAATAACTTCCCAAACTTGTTCAACAACGCGaacttttgattttgttttaggCCGAACATGGCACCAAGTCGACAACGCTTTTGGGTAATACGTGTATGATTTCTCATGTATCTCTACTAATGCCTCGTTGATCAAATCGAATAAGATCTTACGATGATAACTAGATATGTCAAAGTTCGATTCAATATGGTTCATTGATTTAGGCTCGAATGGACAACAAACTTCAATCCCATCAAACATCGCTGGATCGAGGGGTTGATTACGGTGGTGCCATGATTCAAGTTGGCTTTCGACAGTGGAAAAGCCAGCTATATCAAGAACATATGTCACATACTCTAAGTCTTGATTGTACTGGTGCTCCACCAAAAACAGATCATTTGAGTCTTTTGAGCTTTTTCTTATAGATTTTGATTTAGTATTTGAGACCAAAATTGATTCTGCAAGCCaaattttgaatattaaaaccaaattataacattaaattaaagtaatttGATCATTTAAGATTAGATTTACCTTCTAAAATTGGAGAATCTTCAAGTTCATTTTCACATTCTTGAACAGAAATAGAAGTAAACCCATCATTTGTTTCACAATTACTACCCATAATAATCATTGCATCAATCTGTTGTTGCTCATCTGCATCTGATTGTTCGATTTTCGATTCTCCATGATTCGAAGTAGAAGAATCGAGTCTCTTATTAAACGATTTCCCACAGTCAAGATCATTAAATAGCGCAAATTCCTTCTCATTGATTGATCTCAAACTCTTGGATAAGTGTTTCTTAATTGCTTTATTACTAGTAGTATCAAAcaaataactatatttttccaAAGACTCTGTAAGAGAAAATGACCTTCGAATAGTAGTTTGTGACTTGGCCTTACGAAGCTCGTGTACATTGCTCGACATAGGCCAAATTTCGTTATGCTTATGCTCGACTTTCCTAGGTGTTGTATCGAAATTTGAATGATTTCTCGAAGGGAAGGTACCCGACTTGACTAATCTCGGTTTCTTAGGAGGACCTTTTTGCAAAATTCTTAAGAACAAGTCTTGATCGACTTCGAATAGATCTAGAACATCTACATAATCATCTTTATGTTTCGGATCCTCTTTGCGCTTAACACTTAGTCCGGATTTGATGGTAATACTCGAATCGTCTAAACGACTGATGCTTCTTATTAGCTTTGGATTTGCCTTAAGAAGAGACATTAAGATTGGAGCTGAATTATCAACATTTTCACCCTTAACCTCTTGAAAATCTAATTTAGTTGATGTGTCGTCTCTCTCTTTTATTAAGGCTTTAATTCTAGCTTTGATTGACCTCTTTCTTTTCGAACCATTTTTGGAAGAACCATTT
The Amaranthus tricolor cultivar Red isolate AtriRed21 chromosome 11, ASM2621246v1, whole genome shotgun sequence DNA segment above includes these coding regions:
- the LOC130826874 gene encoding protein TRM32-like, yielding MGKHLWRKHSYGRAEEDHPGCIWTVFRVLNYHPWHNVRKMLPYKNHKSDVKSSKSNKDIKAEEEHEISIPQELEEDSIIKYSDSVNSNGSSKNGSKRKRSIKARIKALIKERDDTSTKLDFQEVKGENVDNSAPILMSLLKANPKLIRSISRLDDSSITIKSGLSVKRKEDPKHKDDYVDVLDLFEVDQDLFLRILQKGPPKKPRLVKSGTFPSRNHSNFDTTPRKVEHKHNEIWPMSSNVHELRKAKSQTTIRRSFSLTESLEKYSYLFDTTSNKAIKKHLSKSLRSINEKEFALFNDLDCGKSFNKRLDSSTSNHGESKIEQSDADEQQQIDAMIIMGSNCETNDGFTSISVQECENELEDSPILEESILVSNTKSKSIRKSSKDSNDLFLVEHQYNQDLEYVTYVLDIAGFSTVESQLESWHHRNQPLDPAMFDGIEVCCPFEPKSMNHIESNFDISSYHRKILFDLINEALVEIHEKSYTYYPKALSTWCHVRPKTKSKVRVVEQVWEVINEYLNWMAELDPSMDLAVAHDLSKDKNGWANLQMDSEDLGLELEELIFNELLDELVCY